A window of Chitinophaga sp. MM2321 contains these coding sequences:
- a CDS encoding substrate-binding domain-containing protein yields the protein MTKHIITLLVANLLLAGSLFAQDHRFDPPWNTPPQGGVHFTVPGIDNVPDLFGDIIDPQLVIFFAGNQFMVIDSLIADFKKAYPQYTRVFAETLPPGILAQQIATGSLVMGNLRIEIKPDIYTAGKGRIDQLRDSFSVVKNYAGNTLAIMVQKDNPKKIRSLRDLARKDVRVSMPNPAWEGIGKRIEEAYVKAGGTALQHSIMEDKVKTGTTYLTKIHHRETPLRVLYKQADAGPVWFTEAYYQQLLGHPVSSVAIPAKENIKASYWAGILKTAPHQQAATDFMAFLLGDRGQSIYRHFGFTPPEF from the coding sequence ATGACGAAACATATTATAACACTGCTGGTAGCGAACCTGCTATTGGCCGGTAGTCTCTTTGCCCAGGATCATCGCTTTGATCCGCCATGGAACACACCACCCCAGGGTGGTGTACACTTTACCGTACCTGGTATCGACAATGTACCTGATCTGTTTGGCGATATCATTGACCCGCAGCTGGTGATCTTTTTTGCAGGTAATCAGTTTATGGTCATAGACTCTTTAATCGCCGACTTTAAAAAGGCTTATCCACAATATACACGTGTGTTTGCAGAAACGCTGCCGCCGGGCATCCTGGCACAGCAGATTGCTACCGGATCGCTGGTGATGGGCAACCTGCGCATTGAAATAAAACCTGACATCTACACCGCAGGAAAGGGCCGTATTGATCAGCTCCGTGATAGCTTCTCTGTTGTGAAAAATTATGCGGGTAATACCCTCGCTATCATGGTACAGAAAGATAATCCAAAAAAGATCCGCTCTTTGCGGGACCTGGCGCGGAAAGATGTGCGGGTAAGTATGCCCAATCCCGCCTGGGAAGGCATCGGCAAACGCATAGAAGAAGCATATGTAAAAGCCGGTGGTACTGCTTTACAGCATAGTATTATGGAAGATAAAGTGAAAACAGGTACCACTTATCTTACGAAAATCCACCACCGCGAAACGCCGCTGCGCGTTTTATATAAACAGGCAGATGCAGGCCCTGTATGGTTTACGGAAGCCTACTATCAGCAGTTACTGGGGCATCCGGTATCTTCGGTAGCTATTCCGGCAAAGGAAAATATCAAAGCATCCTATTGGGCGGGTATTTTGAAAACAGCGCCACATCAGCAGGCGGCCACTGATTTCATGGCTTTCCTGTTGGGAGACCGCGGACAAAGTATTTACCGGCACTTCGGCTTTACGCCGCCGGAGTTTTAG